The Candidatus Auribacterota bacterium genomic interval AGCTTTTGACTGTGGGGTGTAGTAACTGCCTCAACCGGTGAAAAATTTTTTGGCCTTCGCGAAGAATGAGCTGCTCATCGGGTACAATCTCTCTCCGCCGAGCTCGGCGAACTTCTTGAGGAGCTGTTTCTGTTCCTCGGTGATGCCGACGGGAATCTCCAGGAACACCTTCACGTACTGATCGCCTCTCCCGAGGCCGTTGACGTTGGGCATGCCCTTCCCCCTGAGCCTGAAGGTTTTTCCCGACTGTGTGCCCGGCGGGATGGCCAGTTGCGCCTTCCCGCTTATTGTGGGGATGTCAATGGTGCCGCCCAGCGCCGCGGTGACAAAGCTTATGGGGATCTCGCACAGGATGTCGTCGCCATGACGCTGGAAGAGCTCATGCTCCGTGACGTGGATGATGATGTACAGATTCCCCGCCGCGGCGCCGTGCGCGCCTCCCTCGCCCTCTCCTGAAACCTGGAGCCTGGAACCCAGTTCCACGCCCGGCGGGACATGAACCACGATCTTCTTTTTCCGCCGCACTCTTCCTTCGCCACGGCATCGATGACAGGGATCCCTGGCGATCGTTCCCGCGCCCGCGCACTGAGGGCACTCATGCTGCTGTATGCTCCATCCGAAGAAACCCTGCACCCTGCGTTCAACAATGCCGGCGCCACCGCACGCCTGGCAGGCGACGCGGGATGTTCCCTGCTGCGCGCCGCTCCCGCCGCAGTCCGGGCAGGAGGCGAGGCATGGGAAGGAGATCTCTTTCTTGCAGCCGGATGCAGCCTCCTCGAGGGTGATTTCGAGATCGTAGCGGAGATCTGAGCCGTGCTCAGGCCCGCGGCGGCGGCCGGTAAACCCGAAGAAGTCGTCAAAGATGCTCCCGCCTCCGCCGAAGGCGGACATGAAGGTGCGAAGGGCCTCCTCGAGATCGACGCCGAAACCGCCGAAGCCACTGGGGCCCCCCCTGAGCCCCGCGTGGCCGAAATGATCATACTGCTGCCGCTTCTGAGGGTCGCTCAGAACTTCATAGGCCTCTGATACCTGTTTGAACTGCTCCTCGGCGTTCTTGTCTCCCGGGTTTTTGTCGGGATGGTAGCGGAGCGCCAGTTTGCGGTACGCTTTCTTCAGCGCGTCAGCAGGGGCATTCCTCGGAACGCCCAGTATTTCGTAGTAGTCTCTTTTGGTGGTCATTTGGCTTCTCGCGTCGCGCGATTGCACATGTCAAATGTTCGACCTGGCTTCGCAACCTATTTTTGCACCTGATTTCTCTGATTAACCCTGAAATTCTGCTTGCCAGAGTAATCAGGTTAATCAGGTGCGTATTCTACTGAAACACAGAGGCAGCACGTTAGAGTTCGCCGTCAGGGGTTCGGAGGCTGATCAGTTGCACCCTGTCCATGAGCGCTTCGCTCGGCGGTTCCCGATTTCACCGGTTCGCCCGCCTCCGCGCTGCTCTTTGAAACCGTGACGACTGCCGGTCTCAGCAACCTGCGGTCGAGCGTGTAGCCCTTGAGTTGTTCAGCAAGCACCGTGCCGTCGGGACACTCGTCCGTTTTGACCTCTGCAATGGCTTCATGGAGCTCGGGGTTGAAGGGTTGGCCGATCGCCTCGATCGGTTGCAGGCCATTCTTCTGGAGCACCGTGAGGAGCTGCTTCTGGATGAGCTTGACGCCATCAATGATCTGCTTCGAATCAGCGTGGGCGCCAGCGGCCGCGCGCGCGCGCTCAAAATTGTCGAGCACCACGATGAGTTCAGCCATAAGCGCTTCGCGTGCGAGCGTGAGGATATCGCTGCGCTCCCGCTCGATGCGCTTCTTGTAGTTCTCAAAATCGGCCGCCGTCCTCAGCAGGCGATCGTAGTACGCATCCGCCCTGGCTGCCTTCTCCCGCAGTGCACGCAGCTCGTCCTCCGGCAGGTGCGCCTCCGAGCGCCCCTCCTTCCCCTCGGGGGGCGCCCCGTGCGCCATTGTTTCGGCTTTCTCCATGGCGATCTCTAATTTGCTCCTCACGTCTTTACTCTCGTGTTTTTTTTCATGGCTCTTGTGCATACGGAACACTCCTGGTGATCGTCAGCGGGACAACCCTGCCTTTTTTGAACCTGCCGCTCCGTGCGAAGATTGCCTTCGAGAAGGGCGAGGCTGAAGAGGGCATTGATGCCGCGCAGAATTATAATAAACGATTCGCATCCGCGTCAAGGGGGCGAATTCCCCCGAAATGGCGGATAGCGCGAGAATGCAATTGGATTGACGTCACCCATCGGGTGAACGCGATCGCGCTGAAAATCCAAACCTCAAACTTCAATATCTAAAACACATCTCAAATCCCTGCCTGCCGGCAGGCAGGCAAAATACCAAATCCGAGCTGCACGTGATGAGCGGGGATATCATATGGTTTTGGATTTTGGAATTATGATTTTGAGCTTGTGTGGAGGTTTGGATTTTGAAGTTTTGATTTTATCCTGTATGTAAATGCGGTGCTGGACCTGCTTCCCCATTGCGCACATGACATCGTAGGGAATGGTGCCGGTGAGATCCGCGACCTCATTGAGCGTGATCTCATTCTCTCCCTGCCTCCCGATCAGCACCACCTCGTCCCCCACCTGCGCCCCGGAGATGTGGCCGACATCGATCATCGTCTGGTCCATGGTGACATTGCCGATGACCGGAGCCCGCTGGCCCCGCACGAGCACCTCGCCCCTGTTGGAGAGGAGCCTGCTGTAGCCGTCGCCGTAGCCGATCGGGATGGTCGCCACCCGCGTGTCACGGTAGGTGACGTAGCTCCGGCAATAGCTGATGGAGCGGCCCTTCCGGACATTTTTCAGGAAGCAGATTTCAGTCTTGAGCGTGAGGGCGGGTCGAATGGGGATGCTCTTGATCACCTCTTGAGATGGGTAGACTCCGTACATCATGATTCCCAGGCGGACGAGATTGAGGGAGGACGACGGCAACCCGAGAATGGCGCCGCTGTTGGCGATGTGCTTCAGCGCAAAGCGGATGCCGGCGCGTTCGCAGCGCAGGATCAGCCGTTTAAATCTGTCGAGCTGCAGCTTTGTGAAGAACAGATCCCTCTCGGCCGCGCAGGCGAAGTGGGAGCATATTCCCCGGAGCCGGACCCCCTTTGTCCGCCGCGCCCGTTTGATGAAGTCAAACGCCCCCTCGTGCCAGACGCCGATCCGCCCCATCCCGGTATCGACGACGATATGGATATCGACGATTCTCTTCGCCTTGAGGGCGGCTCGCGAGACCGCATCGAGCATCTCATGGGAGCAGATGACGGGGGTAATCCGGTGCCGCACGATCGCGCCGGCGTGACCCGCCATTCCCGCGCTGAGAATGAGAATGCGCGCCCCGGGGAATGATTTTCGCAGCGTGAGCGCCTCGCAGATGTTCGAGACGCCGAGCCAGCTCACCCCCGCTTCGAGGGCGGCGCGAGAGATCTGAATCATGCCGTGTCCGTACGCATCTGCTTTGACGACGGCGAGGAGCTTCACCGCCCGCCCGAGCCTGCTGCGGATTGCGGCGATGTTTTCCCTGACTGCGCCGAGGTCGATCTCAGCCCAGGTCTTGTAGAGCTTTTCCATTGACGTGCGATCGTTTTTAGAGGTGAGCGGCCCGCACCGCGACTGCTCCTGTTCGAGCATCTGGATTATACCGGAGGGGGGCATCGGACGGAAGGGAAATCAGGGTAATGCCTCAGTCAATCGCTGATGTATGCATGCTATGAAATTCAATAATGATTAGATCCTGAAATCCCCATTCCTCCCACTTTACAAAAGGGGGAAAGAGTGGGATTTTGACTGAGTCATGACAGCAGCTAAAAAATCAGCGCTTCAGTGACGGACTACAAATCAGGGAAAAATACTTGGACTTGCACTCATCGCATAAAGTATAATATGTAGTTGAAAGGGGCGAGGTGCCCCTACGGCGGGCGGAGGCCGATATTATGAAAAAAGCAGGAGAAGAAGTTGAGGCATCTACTGTTCTCACTGAAGTAAGATATGCAACGGCGCTTGTTGCGGTTGTTGTACTCTTGTGGAGCATAATCGGCTACGGGCAGGTTGAGCCATGGCCGATGTTGCATTATGATGCCCCCCACGGAGGGAAAAGCCCCGACAGTGGCCCCCGTATCCCAGCGCTGGCCTGGAGCTACAGCATAAGCGTTGCAGTTGATTCCTCAGCGGCAGTGAGCACCACCACGGTATATATCGGTTCCGCGGACAACAATCTCTACTCCTTCAGCTCGATTGGATCCTTCCTATGGAGCTACACATCGGCTGGAGATACTACATCAGCCGCAATAGCCACTGATTTGGTGTATATCACTTCAAGTGATAACAACCTCTACGGCATTACTAACTTGACCGGCCAACTCTCCTGGAGTTATGCAGCCGGCGGAGATATTGTTACCTCGCCGGTGCTGAGCTCGGCAGGGACAATATATTTTGGAGCCCTCGATGAGCGAGCCTACAGCATCAACTCTGATGGGTCGTTCCTGTGGAGCTACCGTAGCTCGCCAATTTATACTAACCCCGCCTTAGGCCTCGACAGGTTGTACGTCGGGAACGACAGCAATTCGCTCTTATGGCTCGATGCTTCTACCGGAGCACTCTTGGGCTCGGCTGGCGCCGGCACGGCATCGCTGGCGTTGGGCGCAACGGATAAGGTGTATTATGGTGCGGTAGATAATAATCTGTACAGCTTAAACTCCGATGGGACTACACGCTGGGTATTCCCGGTATCCGGGACCGCCTCGGTCTCCTCCATACCCGCCATAGGCACCGATAAGATATACGTGGGTTCCCAGGACAATAATCTCTACAGCGTGTTTGATTCGGATGGGCTCCTCTCGTGGAGTTATACCGCTGGCGGAGAGATCACTTCCTCGCCGGCGCTGGACTCAAGCGAGAGGGTGTACGTGGGTTCTCAGGACAATATTATGTACGGCATCAACTCAGATGGGACGCTGCTGTGGAGTTATACGACGCCCAACGGTATCGTTTCATCCCCGGCGATCAGCCCGGATACGGTCTATGTAGGTTCAGGTGATAACCGCCTCTACGTGATCGTCGAGGGACCAACAGAGACGCCGACGATCACACCGACGCCGACGATCACACCGACGCCCACGATCACAGACACCCCGACGATCACGCCCACTCCCACCGAAACGGAAACACCGACTCCCACGCCGCTTCCCGGGTACGTAGTTTCGGGAGCCAACTACGCTGACGCCAACGGGACGTACTGCAAGCAAGTTTTCAAATACAACGGATGCTACGTCTACCAGAAGGCGGGAACCGGACTCCAGATACGGTACGAGGGTGCGGGAGACGATTACTGGTACATGTACGACGGGGCATGGGGTCTGTGGCTGTACAAGATAGCCGCCGACGAGGACTGCTTCACCGACCTCACGGGCACGTGGAGCGATGCAGGCGGTGGACTGCCCGTGCCTGTCGTGGTCATGGGATGCGAGGACACGCCGACGCCGACCCCCACAGAGACGCCGACCCCTTACGAATCACTTCACCCCTGGCCGATGTTCCATCATGACGTGCGCCGCACGGGGAAGAGCGATTTGGATGGCCCTTCGAGCCCGATTTTGAAGTGGAGCTATAAAACGGGCGATGATTTATTCTCATCGCCAGCAGTAAGTTCAATCGGTAAGGTGTATACAGGTTCAGATGACAACAATCTCTACAGTTTTAAATCGGACGGTTCGCTGCTGTGGAGCTACACAACTGCGGATATAGTCCGTTCATCACCTGCGATAGGCATTGATACAGTTTGGGTTGGTTCTCAAGACAATCATTTATACTGCTTATTCCAAACTGGGTTACTCTCATGGAGCTATGAAACAGGATCTTGGATACGTTCATCACCGGCTATTAGCAACATCGGGACGGTATACGTGGGATCTGTGGATGACCGTCTTTATAAAATCGATTCCAATGGTTCATTACTGTGGAGCTATAAGGCTGGAATATACATAGGATACTCATCACCTGCGCTCAGTTTAGCTGATAAGGTGTATATCGGCAGTGAAGATAACCGTATTTACTGCTTGACTAACCAAGATGCCTTACTGTTTTGGAGCTATGAAACGGGCGACGAAATAGCTTCTTCCCCGGCATTAAGCTCGACTGATACAGTATACGTGGGCTCTCATGACAATCGGCTTTATAGTATTGACTCACTTGGCGCCTTATTGTGGAGCTATGAGACCGGGAATTATTTCGATTTGGCATCATCACCATCAATAAGTACTGATACGGTATGGATTGGGTCTACTGATAACCACATTTATTGCTTACGGCAGGATGGGAAATTATCATGGAGCTATGAAACCGGTGATAAAATATGGACTTCACCAACTATAGGTGCGGCAGATACAGTATACATAGGCTCTTCCGATGGGAATATCTACAGCATCGACTCCAGCGGTTCATTGTTGTGGTCATATATCATTGGATCGTGGATTGGTTCATCTGCTGCAATAGGTACCGACACTGTATATATTGGTTCTTACAGCAGTGCCTTGTACGTGATCACGCAACCCACGCCGGTCCCCCCTCCGCCCGAACATCCCTGGCCGATGTTCAGGCACGACCCGCTGCGCACCGGGGTAAGCCCGCTTAACGGTCCGGTGGGGCCAGTATTGTTGTGGAGCTATGTGATTAGCTTTACATCCGGTTTTGTCGATTCATCTCCGGCAGTAGGCTTAGACGGCCACATCTATATCGGATCGGACGACAACTCCATATTTAGCATCAGCGGCGATGGCGCGCTCATCTGGAGCTATGGAACGAGCGATGGTATAACATCTTCGCCTGCGATAGATGCCGAAAATGTCTACACGGGGTCTTTGGACCACACACTCTATGCCCTAGTCTCAACTGGTTCATTCGCATGGAGTTATGTAACCGGTGGACTCATTATCTCTTCGGCTGTGGTCAGCGGCGGGGACATTTATATCGGATCAGATGATAACGCGCTCTACAAGCTTCTCTCGACAGGATCTCTCGTGTGGACCTATAGGACGGGAAGCAATATCGTTTCCTCCCCTGCTATAGGGATGAGCGGAAATATATATGTGGGATCGTACGATGATAGACTGTACGCCTTTACGCCCGACGGTATATTATCCTGGAGTTATAGAACGGCCGGCGTTATAGACAGTTCCCCCTGTGCTACTTCAACCGTCTATGTAGGAAGTAACGATAACGATGTTTATGCGTTTACCACGGACGGAGCTCTCGTGTGGAGTTATGCGACAGGTGGCGCAGTGTATTATTCCTCTCCCTCCGGCACGGATACGGTATCAATAGGCTCCCAAGATAACAGCCTTTACACGTTCAATACAGACGGTTCTCTCTTCTGGAGTTATGCTCTCACGGGAGATGTCGAGGCCTCCCCCGCCATTTCGGCTCAAGATATAGTCTACATAGGCTCTGATGGCGGAGAAACCTATGGGCTGAGTCCAGATGGCGGCCTGTTGTGGAGCTACATTGGGACAGGTTCCGTCCATATGGGTCCCGTCATCGGCGCCTCTGGTGAAGTGTATGTAGGTTTCGGCGCATCTACTCATAACAGGCTGTGCCGGTTCCAGGATCCCACCCCGACTCCCACCCCGACGCCCACGGCAACACCGTTCATGCCCACCCCGACACCCACCTGCCTGCAAGGCTTGAGGGTGTGGCTGAACAAGAGCAGCTTCAATCCCGGAGACACCTTCGAAGCCTGGGTCAGCTTCAGCAATACCTATATGGACTGGGATGGGTACCTCGTGTTTGTAAGGAGCGGCAGGACCTGGTCGGATGTGAGGGGGAGGCTGAAACGCGGAGTGCACCCGGTGGTCACCAACAGGCTGGAGATTCATAATTGCTGGGGGCCGAACAAGGCATTCTCCATCCGAGTGCCGCGCAATGCCGCGGGCCAGTACACGCTCTTCGTGGCGACACTCCCCTGGAAGACCAAACCGACGTACGCGAACGCCAAGTACGGACCGAACAGCCAATTGGCGAGCGCCACGTTTAGAATCCTAATTGAGTGAGGGGAATAGATGCGCAGGCGCAGAGGGGATGTCGTAATCCTATTAGCGGCATGTATCAGCCTGTGCGTTCTTCTTTCGGCAACCCCTGCGCGAGGGGCTGATCGCTCCCTCGTTTCTCAATTGCAGCGCGATGCCGGAGGGAAGGCGCGCATATCCTACCATTCCAAAACCGGTCTGGTCAGTTTCCTCGGGACAGATTTGACACATACCATTCCGCAAAAAAGCAACCTCGCCCGTGGCGCCTCTTCCGAGACGGTCGCCCGGGCGTTCATTGACGACTGCGGTGAGCTGTTCGGCATCGCCAGTCAGGCTGATGAGCTTGACCTCATGCGTTCACAGTCAGCTTCCGGGGGGCGCTCCTTTGTCCGATTCCAGCAGGCGTATCGCGGCATCCCCGTGTTCGGCGGCGAGTTGATCGTCCAGCTCGACTCGAAGAGAAACATCCTCTCGGCGAACGGCGAGATAGCGCCGGGGATCACGGTGGATACCATTCCGGAGATAGGCGCCTGCGAGGCTGCTGAAAGGGCGACGCGCGCGGTTGCCGCATGGTACTCCCTTGACCCTGGTGAGCTCATCGCGAGCGATCCGGAGCTCTGGATATATAACCCGGTACTGGTGGGGCGGAATCGCGACATGAACTCCCTCGTCTGGCGCATGGATGTCTCTCCCGCGCGTTTCGAGACAATAAAAGAACTGGTCCTCGTGGATGCCCACCTCGGTGTCATCGCCCTGCACTTCAACCAGGTCAACAATGTTAAGAATCGGTCCATCTATGACAACAACAACAACCCTTCTGCGGGATTGCCGGGAACGGGTCCGGTGCGCGTCGAGGGGGGGCCAGCGTCAGGGATCACAGACGTGGATAACGCCTACGATTACGCTGGATACACCTACGACTTTTACAAAGACTACCATGATCGGGACAGCCTGGACAACGCCGGGATGCAACTCGTGAGCACCGTGAGATACTGCCCTTCCTCCCTATCCTGTCCTTATGCCAACGCCTTCTGGAATGGTCAGCAGATGACATACGGCCAGGGCTTCGCCTCGGCACTGGATGTTGTCGGCCATGAGATGACTCACGGCGTCACCGAGCATGAATCGCAGCTCTTTTACTATATGCAGTCAGGCGCCATCAACGAGTCGTTCTCTGACATCTGGGGGGAATTTATCGAGTTGACGTACAACCCGGGTCCCGCGACCGACCGCTGGCTCCTCGGGGAGGATTCCCCCCTCGGTGCGATTCGGGACATGAAGAATCCGCCCCATTTCAACGATCCGGATAAGATGAGCAGCAGCAACTATTACTGCGGGGAGAACGACGGGGGGGGAGTCCATACCAACAGCGGTGTCTCCAACAAAGTTGCCTATCTCATCACTGACGGCGATACCTTCAACGGCTACACGGTGACAGGGCGCGGCGTCATTCCAACGGCACAGCTCTTCTATGAGGTCCAGACCAACCTCTTCACCTCAGCGAGCGACTACCAGAACCTCTATGATTCCCTACAACAGGCGGCAATCAATCTCGGCTGGAGCGCTCCCGATCAGCAGCAGGTCAAGAACGCCTGTGACGCGACAGAGATGAACCGGCAGCCGGATGGATGCCCCGCGCCCGAGGCGCCCATCTGTGACTCAGGCTACCTCAGTGACCTGTTCTTTGACAATATGGAGAATACCGCGAGCAAGAACTGGGCTTCAGCGACGGTTGTGGGAACCAATGAATGGTACTATCCACAGAACTCGAACCCCTACGGGTTTGACGCCACCTACGCCACCTCAGGCCGCTACAATATCTGGGGCAATGATCATTACGGTACGGCTGATTACTATATCGGCATGACCAGGGACGTGGATCTACCGGCGGGGAATTCCTACCTGCACTTCAACCACGCCTACGCCTTCGATGACTATACGAGCGGCACGACCAAGCTCTTCGACGGTGGAGTGGTCGAGTACAGCACGGACGGCGGCAACTCATGGCAGGACGCCGGCTCACTCTTCACCGACAACGGATACAGTGGTATCATCGGAAACTCATGGAACAATCCACTCGGCGGCCGATCCGCCTTCGTGAGCGAGAGCAACGGCTACATCTCCAGCCGCGCCGATCTGAGCTTGCTGGCGGGCCAGAAGGTGCGCGTGCGCTTCCGCATCGGCACGAGCGATACCAGCGACCCCCAGCGCTCCAGCTCTGCCTACGGCTGGTTCATTGACGACGTCCGCATCTACGTGTGCAGTGCGACTCCCCCGGCTCCCACGCCGACCCCTCCCCCACCGGGCCTGCACGTGATATTGAACAAGGAGAGTTTCAATGGAGGAGACCTGCTTACCATTGATGTCTCCTTCAGTGAAGCAGCCATGGACTGGGACGGCTATCTGGTCTTCACGGGTGCGGCGGGGGTGTATTCGGCTACGGGAAGCAGGTTGCAGCGGGGGGTGCATCCGATTGTCAGGAATGCCATGGAAATGCATCGGCCTTTTGTGGGAAAAGTACTATCCATGCGCGTCCCGCACATGCCGGGCTCCTATGCCCTCCATTGCGCGATACTCCCCGCCGGCATAGCGCCGACACTGGCAAATGCGAGGGCGAGCTACAGTCAGTTGGCCGAGGTACCTTTCAGCATCTTACCTTAGAACATGCCGCTGTTTCTCTCACCTGTTGCAGCAGAGTCCTTTTGCCCATAGAGTATATCAGGCTTGGGGCTTAAAAATCTCCGGCTGCAGCGTCCCCTTCATGAGATGGTCGAGGATCTGCGGGCAGTTCCGGAACCATTCCCCCTGCCACTCCGCGTAGAGCAGCACGAGCGCAGTCAGCGCGGCGACAATGATCTCCCCTCCGCAATCGAGGCGGATCATCCTCGCGATAAAGTAAATCACCCCGAGCGTCATGAGGATATGCCCCACCTGGGGAATGATGTTCATCCCCTCCCAGCCAAAGGCGAAGAGGCCCAGCGTCCCGTAGCGGAACATGAGGCCCGCGCCCACGGCCATCACGCTTTTCTGCCTGAGGAGGTAGCCGATGGCGAAGATGAAGATGCTGGGGGCGCACGAGTTCATCGCGAGCCAGCCATCCCATCCAGCCCCGAGGACGCGGGTGAAATAGAATGTCGAGTTGGCGGCCATGAGCAGGTTGAGTATGACAATAATCCATCCCGCCCTGTCCCGCGTGAATCGATGATCGCCCGCATTATCCATGACGCGCTCCTCCTGATTTAGATTTTACGCTGTGCGACCAGCGCGCAGTAATCGCACGCGCCCGCCGCTTTTGGAATCGGCGAGCGGAGCACACGCACGGCGTCCTGAAACGTCTCTTTCGCGGATTCGATCTTCGTCTCGATCTTCATCGGCCTGACGTTGAATTTCACGACCCCGTTTTCCCTGACCTCCGCCGGCCAGTAGTAGATGAGATAGGCGAAACCGCCTGTCCTATAGCCGCTCGATTCCAGTATCAGGCAGTAGCAGTCGAGTTGGGTTTGGTAGTAGATCGCTGGATCTTCTTTAAGGTCATAGCCCCTCGTTTTATAGTCCACGGGGATGTAGAAGCCGTCCTCAACGAGACAATCGTCCAGGGCGCCCGAGAGCACCGCGTCCAGCGCGGGATCCTCGTAGCGCAGTTCCGTGGTCCTCCAGCTCCGCCACCTCCCCAGAATTTCACGCTCGGGGAAAAGCCTCCCTCTCACCTTGCCGGCTATCTCCGGGGGCAGCTCTCCCCTCGTGCGGTACTTGTCGAAGTATGCTTTGATCGCAGAATCCATACCCCCCGGCAATGAGGGGAAGATCCCCCGCGGCCGCTTTATCCCCTTGTTTTTATCGAGCCAGAAACAGAGCGGGCAGTCACTGAAAAGGCTCAATGCAGATGGAGACAATGCAATCCGCTTCATGGACCTCCTCCCGGTGGCGCACTCCGCGCTCATCGATTGTGACATCACAGATGATAGTGCATTTTCCCCGAAAAGTGAATAGCATCCGCGCGTACGGCACGAGCTTTTTGCTTGCATTTCTGCGAGAGTGCGCTACTGTAAGTGAAATATTGAAGGAACAGGATGCACGCAGATACACACAGATAAAATGCTAACTAAAAAATCATAATTAGGAACCAGTAAAAGTTTCTACATCCGTGTTAATCTGTGTTTATCTGTGGTTGAAAATAAATCTATGTATTTAACTTGGTTAGACCACCATAGGAGGGAGGGAAGATGAAAAGAGTCAGCATGGGTTTTGCTGCGCTGCTTGTCATAGCGCTCTGCGCGCTCACCGGCGCCGGACTCGCGGCGCAGATAAGGCTGAGCAACGACATCGCATGGGTGAGCTCCTCGGACGCCTACAAATGCTGCGTCCAGCAGGCCTACGCTGATGCGGGGAGACGGGTGCGCGACCTCTCGCGCGGGGAAAAGCCCGGTACCTGGTGCGTCGTTTTTGATGC includes:
- the dnaJ gene encoding molecular chaperone DnaJ is translated as MTTKRDYYEILGVPRNAPADALKKAYRKLALRYHPDKNPGDKNAEEQFKQVSEAYEVLSDPQKRQQYDHFGHAGLRGGPSGFGGFGVDLEEALRTFMSAFGGGGSIFDDFFGFTGRRRGPEHGSDLRYDLEITLEEAASGCKKEISFPCLASCPDCGGSGAQQGTSRVACQACGGAGIVERRVQGFFGWSIQQHECPQCAGAGTIARDPCHRCRGEGRVRRKKKIVVHVPPGVELGSRLQVSGEGEGGAHGAAAGNLYIIIHVTEHELFQRHGDDILCEIPISFVTAALGGTIDIPTISGKAQLAIPPGTQSGKTFRLRGKGMPNVNGLGRGDQYVKVFLEIPVGITEEQKQLLKKFAELGGERLYPMSSSFFAKAKKFFTG
- a CDS encoding nucleotide exchange factor GrpE, producing MHKSHEKKHESKDVRSKLEIAMEKAETMAHGAPPEGKEGRSEAHLPEDELRALREKAARADAYYDRLLRTAADFENYKKRIERERSDILTLAREALMAELIVVLDNFERARAAAGAHADSKQIIDGVKLIQKQLLTVLQKNGLQPIEAIGQPFNPELHEAIAEVKTDECPDGTVLAEQLKGYTLDRRLLRPAVVTVSKSSAEAGEPVKSGTAERSAHGQGATDQPPNP
- the alr gene encoding alanine racemase, with amino-acid sequence MLEQEQSRCGPLTSKNDRTSMEKLYKTWAEIDLGAVRENIAAIRSRLGRAVKLLAVVKADAYGHGMIQISRAALEAGVSWLGVSNICEALTLRKSFPGARILILSAGMAGHAGAIVRHRITPVICSHEMLDAVSRAALKAKRIVDIHIVVDTGMGRIGVWHEGAFDFIKRARRTKGVRLRGICSHFACAAERDLFFTKLQLDRFKRLILRCERAGIRFALKHIANSGAILGLPSSSLNLVRLGIMMYGVYPSQEVIKSIPIRPALTLKTEICFLKNVRKGRSISYCRSYVTYRDTRVATIPIGYGDGYSRLLSNRGEVLVRGQRAPVIGNVTMDQTMIDVGHISGAQVGDEVVLIGRQGENEITLNEVADLTGTIPYDVMCAMGKQVQHRIYIQDKIKTSKSKPPHKLKIIIPKSKTI
- a CDS encoding PQQ-binding-like beta-propeller repeat protein is translated as MKKAGEEVEASTVLTEVRYATALVAVVVLLWSIIGYGQVEPWPMLHYDAPHGGKSPDSGPRIPALAWSYSISVAVDSSAAVSTTTVYIGSADNNLYSFSSIGSFLWSYTSAGDTTSAAIATDLVYITSSDNNLYGITNLTGQLSWSYAAGGDIVTSPVLSSAGTIYFGALDERAYSINSDGSFLWSYRSSPIYTNPALGLDRLYVGNDSNSLLWLDASTGALLGSAGAGTASLALGATDKVYYGAVDNNLYSLNSDGTTRWVFPVSGTASVSSIPAIGTDKIYVGSQDNNLYSVFDSDGLLSWSYTAGGEITSSPALDSSERVYVGSQDNIMYGINSDGTLLWSYTTPNGIVSSPAISPDTVYVGSGDNRLYVIVEGPTETPTITPTPTITPTPTITDTPTITPTPTETETPTPTPLPGYVVSGANYADANGTYCKQVFKYNGCYVYQKAGTGLQIRYEGAGDDYWYMYDGAWGLWLYKIAADEDCFTDLTGTWSDAGGGLPVPVVVMGCEDTPTPTPTETPTPYESLHPWPMFHHDVRRTGKSDLDGPSSPILKWSYKTGDDLFSSPAVSSIGKVYTGSDDNNLYSFKSDGSLLWSYTTADIVRSSPAIGIDTVWVGSQDNHLYCLFQTGLLSWSYETGSWIRSSPAISNIGTVYVGSVDDRLYKIDSNGSLLWSYKAGIYIGYSSPALSLADKVYIGSEDNRIYCLTNQDALLFWSYETGDEIASSPALSSTDTVYVGSHDNRLYSIDSLGALLWSYETGNYFDLASSPSISTDTVWIGSTDNHIYCLRQDGKLSWSYETGDKIWTSPTIGAADTVYIGSSDGNIYSIDSSGSLLWSYIIGSWIGSSAAIGTDTVYIGSYSSALYVITQPTPVPPPPEHPWPMFRHDPLRTGVSPLNGPVGPVLLWSYVISFTSGFVDSSPAVGLDGHIYIGSDDNSIFSISGDGALIWSYGTSDGITSSPAIDAENVYTGSLDHTLYALVSTGSFAWSYVTGGLIISSAVVSGGDIYIGSDDNALYKLLSTGSLVWTYRTGSNIVSSPAIGMSGNIYVGSYDDRLYAFTPDGILSWSYRTAGVIDSSPCATSTVYVGSNDNDVYAFTTDGALVWSYATGGAVYYSSPSGTDTVSIGSQDNSLYTFNTDGSLFWSYALTGDVEASPAISAQDIVYIGSDGGETYGLSPDGGLLWSYIGTGSVHMGPVIGASGEVYVGFGASTHNRLCRFQDPTPTPTPTPTATPFMPTPTPTCLQGLRVWLNKSSFNPGDTFEAWVSFSNTYMDWDGYLVFVRSGRTWSDVRGRLKRGVHPVVTNRLEIHNCWGPNKAFSIRVPRNAAGQYTLFVATLPWKTKPTYANAKYGPNSQLASATFRILIE
- a CDS encoding M4 family metallopeptidase, with translation MRRRRGDVVILLAACISLCVLLSATPARGADRSLVSQLQRDAGGKARISYHSKTGLVSFLGTDLTHTIPQKSNLARGASSETVARAFIDDCGELFGIASQADELDLMRSQSASGGRSFVRFQQAYRGIPVFGGELIVQLDSKRNILSANGEIAPGITVDTIPEIGACEAAERATRAVAAWYSLDPGELIASDPELWIYNPVLVGRNRDMNSLVWRMDVSPARFETIKELVLVDAHLGVIALHFNQVNNVKNRSIYDNNNNPSAGLPGTGPVRVEGGPASGITDVDNAYDYAGYTYDFYKDYHDRDSLDNAGMQLVSTVRYCPSSLSCPYANAFWNGQQMTYGQGFASALDVVGHEMTHGVTEHESQLFYYMQSGAINESFSDIWGEFIELTYNPGPATDRWLLGEDSPLGAIRDMKNPPHFNDPDKMSSSNYYCGENDGGGVHTNSGVSNKVAYLITDGDTFNGYTVTGRGVIPTAQLFYEVQTNLFTSASDYQNLYDSLQQAAINLGWSAPDQQQVKNACDATEMNRQPDGCPAPEAPICDSGYLSDLFFDNMENTASKNWASATVVGTNEWYYPQNSNPYGFDATYATSGRYNIWGNDHYGTADYYIGMTRDVDLPAGNSYLHFNHAYAFDDYTSGTTKLFDGGVVEYSTDGGNSWQDAGSLFTDNGYSGIIGNSWNNPLGGRSAFVSESNGYISSRADLSLLAGQKVRVRFRIGTSDTSDPQRSSSAYGWFIDDVRIYVCSATPPAPTPTPPPPGLHVILNKESFNGGDLLTIDVSFSEAAMDWDGYLVFTGAAGVYSATGSRLQRGVHPIVRNAMEMHRPFVGKVLSMRVPHMPGSYALHCAILPAGIAPTLANARASYSQLAEVPFSILP